In Neodiprion virginianus isolate iyNeoVirg1 chromosome 6, iyNeoVirg1.1, whole genome shotgun sequence, the genomic window CTGCACTACGGAGAGGATCTACAAGTTTACAGACGCGGCAACTGGCTCGTGGGAAATTGCCGATCCCTCGGGATATCCGCCAGCACCTACAGAGCCAAAACTGCGATGGGCAGACGCGATACTAATCGTCTACTCCATCAGCGACCGCGTCAGTTTCGACGAGACCTCGCGGCTGAGGTGGCTTCTTCCTACTATACTTTAACCCGTCACTTCGACACACCCTGATTAACAAGTTCCTACTTCCTTGTCCCTTTTTTGCCATTATACATTCACCTTTGTTTTCATATTAAATTCGATCATGAATTGACCCGATCACCGCGTTACCATCCTCCAGATTTTTGGTGACCCATGCGAGACGGGGACGGAAGGTGCCACCGGTGGTCTTGCTGATCGGGAACAAGTCGGACCTGGCCGCTTCTCCGGGTGAGAGGATGGTGTCCGCCTGGGAGGGTCGTCGTCGTGCCGACGACATCGAGGCCCATGGTTTTTACGAGATATCGACGAGAGAGTCCGTCGACCAGGTTCTGGAAGCCTTCTAAGGTACCAAAGACCGTGCTCCGTCctttgcattatttttttcttcatctctcCAGGTCACTGTCATGTTCTCCGACGTCTCGAGGCTCGTCGCGGAGGCTGCAGCCGGCGGTTCTGTCCAGGGAAATCCTTTCCGGGTAAGAGCTTCCACCGACGGGTCCATCAACGCCCTAAGAAGACCTCCGGTACCGCCGCCAGGGCGAAGGCTTAGCATCTCTGCACGCGGTGCACCCCCTTAGCATCTTTCACAGATACTCCAGAATCGcgaatttttatctatttttttctttaatgtATACGATGTATTATTGTTTTGCAACACATGTTACACGTGAGAGATGCACACTCTGATATACGTCTGCGATGTGTACGCAAAGTTGTGAGTATGTATAGATATGTAAACGACgccatgtatgtatgtatatgtatgtatcgtAAATAAAACGTATATGGATGggttttaaaattgaatctcttgatcaaaaaaattctttcaagcCTCCACATAAGGTCTACGTATAGTATGTATATTATCCCTATTAGGCTCGTACAACTGTGAATAACCGCGTGGGAATTTATCGGATCGTACGGTTGCATGCAGAGTGTACTGCAAACATAGTGACATTCGTGCAACGAACGGCTGATCCGTAACGTGACTTGTAtgaagtatgaaaaaatttcgcataTTCGACGGATCGTCTCAATTTCTTATCGTTTTCACGAAGTGATGTTTCATCAGACATATTTTAACGGGCTTGTTAAAAAATGGGCGAACCGATTACAACTGCGAATAAGAAATCCAATAAATCCCACTGCGAACATACAATTCATAACGATTGATCGGTGCAGTGACTAGAAGTGATGTGGTAACGATCCCAAATCGTCGAGTCACCTTGCAAGATATTTTCACCACGCTGATGAATGAACGAACCAGGTCTGATTGCATGAATGAGTTTATTTTCGGATCTTGGGTCAGTGAGAGCCGACAATTACATCCGTCCCGTCGTTGGACTGCGATTAAGTGCGGGGTGATAGAAGACCCGAGTATTAAGGGATACCGACGAAATGTAATTCCGTCCAGAACCTATTCCCTCGCAGGGTGACGATCCTCATCCCCTGGGTCAGCCGGGAGGACACTCCGCGACGATTTACAGCCTCAATCGAGGCCGCAATTCGAACCGCGGTTTGTTTGCTGTTTGCCTTTCTCCCACGGCTCCGGGATACCGTGCCAATTTGAGTGGCACCCTCTCCGCAACCCCCGACGCTCATGCAACTTTCCACCCCACTGATCTCGCATCCGGCATCGGGGTATAAGAACTAGAGCAAAGCCCGTCGACAGACCCTTCCACGTCGCCCTCGCAAGATGCGAGCATCCGCTCTGGCCATCGGCTGCTTGGCTCTCGAGGCCCTCGGTGCTATCGGGGCGACGGACCACCTCGTCGACCTGGAACGCGTCTTCAAGGAGAGGtgagaaatttcgaaaatcattttctcaGTGCGTGCTAGATTGAATATCTGTACGACGATTTTTGTCGTGATACAAATCAAATTTCCACAACGTGCGTTTATTCATCGGACCGACCGTAAACAAAGTTCCATAAAATTTCCACTAACTTCTCTTGAAACTGAACTGATCCTTACTTCAAAATCTCCCGCGAAGATTCGTTGAGATTATACGTACCGTCAAACTTCGTCAAATTCTATTCACATCAGCGCGGTTACGCCGATAGTTCGCCGCGTCATAAGCGCCAGTACAGAAAAAGaacgtatttttcttcacctcttGATCGCAACatcgttttttaattaaatctgACTGCGTCAGGTCGAGGGCTGACTGGGAGAACGCCTGGCACCGAGAGACGCACGCGAGGTGCCGCGAGACGTTGCTTCGTCACCTCTACTGGGCTTGCGAAAAGGACATTTACGGGGTGAGCCGTCGTTCTGGTAGTCTTCAGCGACCTCCGCCGCCTCCTTGGGTGTCGGGGTGGCGAGCCAAGGAGATGGTGCGGTACCGGCGGGACCTGAAGAGGCGAAGTCAGACCGCCGTCGCATCCATAACTCAGGAATGCTGCGCCGGACCAGGATGTACCTGGGAGGAATACGCGGAGTATTGCCCGGCGAACAAACGCGTCGACAAGCGGACTCATCCACCATCGGGCGAACAGGAATAGATGCAACGGACCCCGGAACCacaatatgtgtatatgtataatacttgTTCGTTCATTTagttgtatatgtatattaaatgAAGTTGCTATTCACATTACACCTATACCGatgtcaaaaaataattataggaGTATCGTGTACGACGTGTACACGTTGTTATCGACGTTATCGTGAatgtattattaaaaattgtcgTGATGCaagatcgaaaaattaattgggCAACGCTTATCGTTTCACGTGTTTACCACGATAAAAAATTCCTTGCTTTTCGCTCCCGCACCCCAAG contains:
- the LOC124308276 gene encoding ras-related and estrogen-regulated growth inhibitor-like protein isoform X1 — translated: MTPPITWSLGLSGIRDVASKAIRVVLLGQPGVGKTALAVRFATRRFIGEYDCTTERIYKFTDAATGSWEIADPSGYPPAPTEPKLRWADAILIVYSISDRVSFDETSRLRFLVTHARRGRKVPPVVLLIGNKSDLAASPGERMVSAWEGRRRADDIEAHGFYEISTRESVDQVTVMFSDVSRLVAEAAAGGSVQGNPFRVRASTDGSINALRRPPVPPPGRRLSISARGAPP
- the LOC124308276 gene encoding ras-related and estrogen-regulated growth inhibitor-like protein isoform X3, whose amino-acid sequence is MPLAVRFATRRFIGEYDCTTERIYKFTDAATGSWEIADPSGYPPAPTEPKLRWADAILIVYSISDRVSFDETSRLRFLVTHARRGRKVPPVVLLIGNKSDLAASPGERMVSAWEGRRRADDIEAHGFYEISTRESVDQVTVMFSDVSRLVAEAAAGGSVQGNPFRVRASTDGSINALRRPPVPPPGRRLSISARGAPP
- the LOC124308280 gene encoding probable insulin-like peptide 7: MRASALAIGCLALEALGAIGATDHLVDLERVFKERSRADWENAWHRETHARCRETLLRHLYWACEKDIYGVSRRSGSLQRPPPPPWVSGWRAKEMVRYRRDLKRRSQTAVASITQECCAGPGCTWEEYAEYCPANKRVDKRTHPPSGEQE
- the LOC124308276 gene encoding ras-related and estrogen-regulated growth inhibitor-like protein isoform X2, whose protein sequence is MQCTNDVQTCAHTDADVLFGTTATRQALAVRFATRRFIGEYDCTTERIYKFTDAATGSWEIADPSGYPPAPTEPKLRWADAILIVYSISDRVSFDETSRLRFLVTHARRGRKVPPVVLLIGNKSDLAASPGERMVSAWEGRRRADDIEAHGFYEISTRESVDQVTVMFSDVSRLVAEAAAGGSVQGNPFRVRASTDGSINALRRPPVPPPGRRLSISARGAPP